The proteins below are encoded in one region of Sulfolobus sp. A20:
- a CDS encoding OsmC family protein, whose amino-acid sequence MKIITFVAEGKLDGDKVTITLGNNDYTIGLIGSDYPTPEEFCLASALSCLILTIYYIGRERGIEIESIDGFIEGKLDPRGFQGDNNVPPGLLEVNYEISITSSDTRINELIKEAEKRCPMRDTLTRSVKVNIKWRIKS is encoded by the coding sequence TTGAAAATTATAACTTTCGTTGCTGAGGGAAAATTAGATGGAGATAAAGTAACTATTACTTTAGGAAATAATGATTACACTATAGGCTTAATTGGCTCTGATTATCCAACCCCAGAAGAATTTTGCCTCGCCTCCGCCTTATCTTGCCTAATTCTAACAATTTATTATATAGGTAGAGAAAGAGGAATTGAGATAGAGTCTATTGATGGTTTCATTGAAGGAAAACTTGATCCAAGGGGATTCCAAGGAGATAATAATGTTCCTCCTGGCTTACTAGAAGTTAATTATGAGATATCTATAACTAGTAGTGATACGAGAATAAACGAGTTAATTAAAGAAGCTGAGAAAAGATGTCCAATGCGTGACACATTAACGAGAAGTGTCAAAGTGAATATAAAATGGAGAATAAAAAGTTGA
- a CDS encoding SRPBCC family protein translates to MKEVDLTLEKSVDVKKFLVMQYIQSNEDEIIFKVDNEGKQIVNDVCRELEYDCETSEKDNTYLIKIRKAVELRGSVSDEANILIPLPPKRVYEKILNPAILTIFIPQIKGVSILKEGVYKLRIRWVISWDTPLTVYSLKLDEDRYIIRYLASQKVSVFTILFGFDFYLATEGSGSRMKMKEWYKGPFKSLAKSEIEKHLRKAKDSLPDLLIKV, encoded by the coding sequence ATGAAAGAAGTTGATTTAACATTAGAGAAGAGCGTTGATGTTAAGAAATTTCTAGTCATGCAATATATCCAAAGTAATGAAGATGAAATTATATTTAAGGTAGATAACGAGGGTAAGCAGATAGTTAACGATGTTTGTAGAGAATTAGAGTATGATTGTGAAACTTCAGAAAAAGATAATACATACTTGATTAAAATAAGGAAGGCAGTGGAACTTAGAGGGTCTGTCAGTGATGAGGCTAATATTCTTATTCCTTTGCCTCCAAAAAGAGTTTATGAGAAGATTTTGAATCCTGCTATATTAACTATCTTCATCCCTCAAATTAAAGGTGTTTCAATTTTGAAGGAGGGAGTATACAAGCTTAGAATTAGATGGGTCATTAGTTGGGACACACCATTAACTGTTTATAGTCTTAAACTAGATGAAGATAGATATATTATAAGATATCTCGCTTCTCAGAAAGTTTCTGTATTTACTATATTGTTTGGTTTCGATTTTTATTTAGCAACTGAGGGTAGTGGTAGTAGGATGAAGATGAAAGAATGGTATAAGGGACCTTTTAAGTCCTTGGCTAAAAGCGAAATAGAAAAACATTTAAGAAAGGCTAAGGATTCTTTACCAGATTTGCTAATCAAAGTTTAG
- a CDS encoding MarR family winged helix-turn-helix transcriptional regulator codes for MLVKFFVLNVRYLIMMLTNKYSEIWDLIVGLTRKVNKEADKALEELGLSYFEYKVMCALEEEGKVPMSRVAEKYMLTKAGLTSIIDRLEEKNYVTRIRSEEDRRVIYVELTDKGREKLAQSRKIFGEVIERFMKKLDNNELDNLEKILTKLIG; via the coding sequence ATATTAGTTAAGTTTTTTGTTTTGAATGTTAGATATTTAATTATGATGCTAACTAACAAGTATTCAGAGATTTGGGATCTAATAGTAGGATTAACTAGAAAGGTCAATAAAGAGGCAGATAAAGCTCTAGAAGAGCTAGGTTTATCTTATTTTGAATACAAGGTTATGTGCGCACTAGAGGAAGAAGGTAAGGTTCCTATGAGTAGAGTCGCTGAGAAATACATGCTAACTAAAGCAGGACTTACTAGTATTATAGATAGACTTGAGGAGAAGAATTACGTAACTAGGATAAGAAGTGAGGAAGACCGAAGAGTTATATATGTGGAGCTTACTGATAAGGGACGAGAGAAATTAGCACAAAGCAGAAAAATCTTTGGTGAAGTTATAGAAAGATTTATGAAAAAATTGGATAATAATGAGCTAGATAACTTAGAGAAAATACTTACTAAATTAATTGGGTAA
- a CDS encoding ammonium transporter — MVDKRVKYFVIIPLISILVFTLISHSSTSTNTTTEIQQLNQTVQSILNRTADYPPASVPSWLDTGSNAWMLTAATFVGLQSVPGVALYYAGLSKKKYAVNSALMVFYAFAIVLVVWIIAGYNFGFGHPALLSINGYGIFGYPLPAWKGLYEASQTIYGPSGTPLDIPTSTYIFFQFVFAAITPVLLAGGVLERMNFKAWMVFVPFWSLLVYSPVAYWLFAGGWLNQLGAVDFSGGYVIHVDAGVGALAAALAIGPRLASERKLEAHSLPLILAGAGLIWLGWDGFNGGDPGGATIDAAIAVLNTNIATAVSAVVWMLMDMKFFGKPTLVGATSGAITGLVAITPAAGYVNGWEAMLIGIASGSIPWMALYWLEPKLKVDDTLGVFSTHGIAGIVGGLLTGVFANPAVTQFIAPGLRGALYGNWYQLGIQALAAVIVFVYDFAITFGLLKLIGLFIPLQSPPQVLAIGDYAVHGEVAYSELLAAIPESVKPKEAVEEAKAMDEETKEKGKD; from the coding sequence ATGGTAGATAAAAGAGTAAAATATTTCGTAATAATACCTTTAATCAGTATTTTAGTTTTTACATTAATAAGTCATTCCTCCACTTCTACAAATACTACTACAGAGATACAACAATTAAATCAGACAGTTCAGTCTATACTAAATAGAACTGCAGATTACCCCCCTGCATCTGTTCCATCTTGGCTCGATACTGGAAGTAATGCGTGGATGCTTACTGCTGCTACATTTGTAGGATTACAAAGTGTTCCCGGTGTTGCACTATACTACGCTGGTTTATCTAAAAAGAAATATGCGGTAAATTCTGCCCTAATGGTGTTTTATGCTTTTGCAATAGTATTAGTAGTTTGGATTATAGCGGGATACAACTTTGGTTTTGGTCATCCAGCTCTATTAAGTATAAATGGCTACGGTATTTTTGGTTATCCATTACCAGCTTGGAAAGGATTATATGAAGCCTCCCAAACTATTTACGGTCCAAGTGGTACACCACTGGACATACCTACTTCTACATACATATTCTTCCAGTTCGTATTTGCGGCCATAACACCGGTATTGTTAGCAGGTGGAGTATTGGAGAGGATGAACTTTAAAGCCTGGATGGTTTTCGTTCCTTTCTGGTCCTTATTAGTTTATAGTCCAGTAGCGTATTGGTTATTTGCGGGTGGTTGGTTAAACCAATTAGGGGCTGTAGATTTCTCTGGAGGTTACGTGATACACGTAGATGCGGGTGTGGGTGCATTAGCAGCAGCATTAGCCATAGGTCCTAGACTAGCTTCAGAAAGAAAATTAGAAGCACATAGTCTTCCATTAATATTAGCAGGTGCGGGGCTTATATGGTTAGGTTGGGACGGATTTAATGGAGGCGATCCAGGTGGTGCGACCATTGATGCTGCCATTGCTGTGCTTAATACCAATATTGCTACTGCAGTAAGTGCAGTAGTTTGGATGCTAATGGATATGAAGTTTTTCGGAAAGCCTACTCTTGTAGGTGCCACAAGTGGTGCTATAACTGGTCTAGTAGCAATTACACCAGCTGCTGGTTACGTTAATGGTTGGGAGGCAATGTTAATCGGTATAGCTTCTGGTAGTATACCATGGATGGCCTTATATTGGTTAGAGCCAAAATTAAAGGTGGACGATACCTTAGGTGTCTTTTCTACTCATGGAATAGCTGGAATTGTAGGTGGTTTGCTAACCGGAGTTTTTGCAAATCCTGCTGTAACTCAGTTTATTGCCCCTGGATTAAGAGGAGCATTATACGGTAATTGGTATCAATTAGGTATTCAAGCTTTAGCTGCGGTCATAGTATTTGTATATGATTTTGCAATAACTTTTGGCTTGCTAAAATTAATTGGACTATTTATTCCTTTGCAATCTCCACCTCAAGTATTGGCAATTGGTGATTATGCAGTACATGGAGAAGTTGCGTATTCTGAGTTATTAGCAGCAATCCCTGAAAGCGTTAAGCCTAAAGAGGCTGTTGAAGAAGCTAAGGCTATGGATGAAGAAACAAAGGAAAAAGGAAAAGATTAA
- a CDS encoding STT3 domain-containing protein, with protein MQSAKQVRRYLPKTTIIDLPLILGLSLISILIRVLSANWPLAVNEFDPWYLFYNALLIAQAHGNWYAVPPDVLGWWPWGYFIELGNTIGLPFLVALASLPFYPAYGVNAVYTVAIFSDVLLAGLGVVASFLAVESLTNSRLAGYMAGAIIAVSPALTYKNLLGGLPKTSWGAVFILFTIFLFNQGLKKKNIWYGIPAGVLLFLAEISWGGYTYIDLSLLVAAFLLILLNRNDDITANLYTVTVAVTAFLTSLAPNNIGFMSGLAHGLSMLLISVMLYLDLYLSKVLPKDIVESRNIIVIAVLALIFVLGIAGLVLVRPSALPIPPRYYAIINPFYQVTVPIDKTVAEYIPQPITAMIEDFGIALFMSIIGMYYLIRKSNLMGLWLLILGVASIFGTSEQPYLFNYTAYVVAALGGLGIYYVVDGLLKGIKNGNGGKILAITILAIVGISLVADAGFATLASNEPPAITNAATSFLTTNYSWVSAVNWIRTHSPQNAYILSWWDYGYWLEVLTNKSVIDENNTLNGTQIRLMAEMFLNNETFAATVLEKDFHIYPYGSPNYTIPTYIVAYDAVTSVISGGQLQWYIGYPPDLPGPFLGYTTSLGDIGKAMGAMTTIAGYPLNEYVNLTEINDSITQIINTYASTDPTFAQELANQISQAEPFAWTPKAYNSLIVQMFTEALYQTGYGIPIAPFTTQIVPTSSSGYAITGEPLPHVQLLYFQPAYIALFPVTNGGSGSVFYTVYIMVVVYQFVQPGVILKPTVVINS; from the coding sequence ATGCAATCAGCTAAACAAGTGAGAAGATACCTACCTAAAACTACGATTATCGATTTACCTCTAATTCTAGGACTATCATTAATATCAATCTTAATTAGAGTACTAAGTGCTAACTGGCCATTAGCGGTTAATGAATTTGACCCATGGTATCTATTTTATAATGCTTTACTAATAGCACAAGCACATGGCAACTGGTATGCAGTACCTCCAGACGTGTTAGGATGGTGGCCTTGGGGATATTTTATTGAATTAGGGAATACTATTGGGTTACCTTTCCTTGTAGCCTTAGCTTCCTTACCATTTTATCCAGCTTATGGTGTTAATGCCGTCTATACTGTTGCAATATTTTCTGATGTTTTGTTAGCTGGATTGGGAGTTGTAGCGTCTTTCTTGGCCGTAGAATCCCTTACTAATAGCAGATTAGCGGGATATATGGCAGGGGCTATAATAGCAGTGTCTCCTGCATTAACCTATAAGAATTTGTTAGGGGGTCTACCAAAGACATCGTGGGGAGCTGTATTTATACTATTTACAATATTTCTGTTTAACCAGGGTCTAAAGAAGAAGAATATTTGGTACGGAATTCCAGCAGGTGTATTACTATTCTTGGCCGAGATATCTTGGGGAGGATATACTTATATTGACCTTAGTTTATTGGTAGCCGCATTTCTCTTAATTTTGTTAAATAGAAATGACGATATTACCGCAAACCTATATACAGTAACAGTAGCGGTTACAGCGTTTTTAACATCATTAGCCCCCAACAATATAGGGTTCATGTCAGGGTTAGCTCATGGTTTATCAATGCTCTTAATATCAGTAATGCTTTACTTAGACCTCTATCTAAGTAAGGTATTGCCAAAAGATATAGTGGAGTCAAGAAACATAATCGTAATAGCCGTTTTAGCCTTAATCTTTGTATTAGGAATAGCCGGCTTAGTATTAGTCAGACCTTCAGCTCTGCCGATACCGCCTAGATATTACGCTATTATAAATCCATTTTACCAAGTCACTGTGCCTATAGATAAAACGGTAGCAGAATATATACCACAACCAATAACGGCTATGATAGAAGATTTTGGCATAGCTCTATTTATGTCAATTATAGGAATGTATTATTTGATTAGAAAAAGTAACTTAATGGGACTATGGCTACTAATTTTAGGTGTCGCAAGTATATTTGGAACTTCTGAACAGCCATACTTATTTAACTATACTGCATATGTAGTAGCTGCATTAGGTGGACTAGGAATATATTATGTAGTTGATGGCTTGCTAAAGGGGATCAAAAACGGAAATGGTGGAAAAATATTAGCAATAACTATTTTAGCAATAGTAGGTATCTCATTAGTTGCTGATGCAGGATTTGCAACCCTAGCTAGTAATGAGCCCCCTGCAATTACAAACGCAGCCACAAGCTTTTTGACGACCAACTACTCTTGGGTTAGCGCGGTAAATTGGATAAGAACACATTCTCCACAAAACGCTTATATTTTAAGCTGGTGGGATTACGGTTATTGGCTAGAAGTACTAACTAATAAGAGTGTAATAGATGAAAATAATACGCTAAATGGCACTCAAATCAGGTTAATGGCTGAGATGTTCTTAAACAACGAAACGTTTGCAGCGACTGTTTTAGAAAAGGACTTTCACATCTACCCATATGGCAGTCCAAATTATACAATCCCAACTTATATAGTAGCTTACGACGCAGTAACATCTGTAATATCGGGAGGTCAATTACAGTGGTATATAGGCTATCCACCAGATCTTCCAGGACCATTCTTAGGATATACGACTAGTCTCGGAGATATAGGTAAGGCTATGGGAGCTATGACCACTATAGCTGGTTACCCGCTAAATGAATACGTGAACCTAACCGAAATAAATGACAGTATAACCCAAATAATAAACACATATGCCTCAACAGATCCAACATTTGCTCAAGAGTTAGCAAATCAAATATCTCAAGCTGAACCATTTGCTTGGACACCTAAGGCTTATAACTCATTAATAGTACAAATGTTCACTGAAGCGTTATATCAAACTGGCTATGGAATACCCATAGCACCATTTACAACCCAAATAGTTCCGACTTCAAGCAGCGGCTATGCTATAACTGGGGAACCATTACCTCATGTACAATTACTTTATTTCCAACCTGCTTATATTGCATTATTCCCGGTGACTAATGGTGGTTCAGGAAGTGTATTTTACACAGTTTACATAATGGTAGTAGTATATCAATTCGTACAACCTGGAGTAATATTAAAGCCTACAGTAGTTATTAACAGTTAA
- a CDS encoding RNA-protein complex protein Nop10, with translation MKWKMRKCEKDNIYTLKENCPICGSKTIFPHPPRFSPQDKYVKYRIELKKGIKLNC, from the coding sequence ATGAAGTGGAAAATGAGAAAATGTGAGAAAGATAACATATATACTTTAAAAGAGAATTGCCCGATTTGTGGTTCTAAAACAATTTTTCCTCACCCTCCAAGATTTTCTCCCCAAGATAAATATGTAAAATATAGGATAGAACTAAAAAAAGGAATTAAACTTAACTGTTAA
- a CDS encoding translation initiation factor IF-2 subunit alpha: MIYNRNKLPSEGEIVIGTVKQVFDYGSYLSLDEYGNMQAYLPWSEVSSKWVKNINDVLKENMKVVVKVIRVDRRKNTVDVSLKKVNDDERKKKMIQWKRIQRLDKILEIVSQKLKVNEKEAWEQVAWKLASKYGDPMLAIDKAVKEGEKVLIEAGVQEMWIKPLLEEASKHVEEKRVKVSEVITVRTLDSLGVNRIKEVITKALETIKGDSNYNNILSIKIYTIGAPRYRVDVIGTDPKESSQALNELISNLIKIGKEEKVEISVIKK; the protein is encoded by the coding sequence ATGATTTATAACAGGAATAAACTCCCATCGGAAGGAGAAATTGTAATAGGTACAGTTAAGCAGGTTTTTGATTACGGTAGTTATTTGTCTTTGGACGAATATGGAAATATGCAAGCCTATTTGCCTTGGAGTGAAGTTAGTAGTAAGTGGGTAAAGAACATAAATGATGTACTCAAGGAGAATATGAAAGTAGTAGTAAAGGTAATAAGAGTTGATAGAAGGAAAAACACTGTAGACGTGTCATTGAAAAAAGTTAATGATGACGAAAGAAAGAAGAAAATGATACAGTGGAAAAGAATTCAGAGGCTAGATAAAATATTAGAAATAGTATCACAAAAACTAAAAGTTAATGAAAAGGAGGCATGGGAACAAGTTGCTTGGAAGTTAGCTTCCAAATACGGAGATCCCATGTTAGCTATAGATAAGGCTGTAAAAGAGGGAGAAAAAGTTCTCATTGAAGCTGGAGTTCAAGAGATGTGGATTAAGCCATTATTAGAAGAGGCGTCAAAGCATGTTGAAGAAAAGAGAGTAAAAGTTTCCGAAGTTATAACGGTTAGAACACTTGATTCGTTAGGAGTTAACAGAATTAAAGAGGTGATAACAAAAGCTCTAGAAACAATTAAGGGGGATAGTAATTATAATAATATATTAAGTATAAAAATCTATACTATAGGAGCTCCTAGGTATAGAGTGGATGTGATAGGTACTGATCCTAAAGAGTCAAGTCAAGCTCTAAATGAGCTTATATCTAACTTGATTAAAATAGGCAAAGAGGAAAAAGTTGAGATAAGCGTGATTAAGAAATGA
- a CDS encoding 30S ribosomal protein S27e, with protein sequence MMKKFKILIPEPKSKFVRVKCPNCENEQTIFSNATFPVRCLSCGTQLVYPQGGKAKIAGEVVRIMG encoded by the coding sequence GTGATGAAAAAATTTAAGATTCTAATTCCAGAACCTAAGAGTAAGTTCGTAAGAGTGAAATGTCCAAATTGTGAAAATGAGCAAACTATATTTTCTAATGCCACTTTTCCCGTTAGATGTTTGAGTTGTGGAACTCAACTAGTTTATCCACAAGGTGGTAAAGCAAAAATAGCCGGAGAAGTAGTTAGAATAATGGGTTAA
- a CDS encoding 50S ribosomal protein L44e, with amino-acid sequence MKVPKVINTYCPKCKTQTQHSVSLYKSGKRRSLAEGQRRYERKNVGYGSKRKPEQKRFAKTTKKQTLLLKCSKCGYTIVKEGIRVKKLELVEVAK; translated from the coding sequence ATGAAAGTCCCTAAGGTCATCAACACGTATTGCCCCAAATGTAAGACTCAGACTCAGCATTCAGTATCTCTTTATAAGAGCGGTAAGAGAAGAAGTTTAGCTGAGGGGCAGAGGAGATATGAGAGGAAAAATGTAGGTTATGGAAGTAAGAGGAAGCCAGAGCAAAAGAGGTTCGCTAAGACTACTAAAAAGCAAACGTTATTGTTGAAGTGTAGTAAATGTGGTTACACGATTGTAAAAGAGGGAATAAGAGTTAAGAAGCTTGAATTAGTAGAGGTGGCTAAGTGA
- the priS gene encoding DNA primase small subunit PriS, which translates to MGISILHQGQSNLVKSLFRQYYLNAKLELPNDIELREFALQPFGIDTYIRHLSFNNVEELREYITNVNVPLHLFYSSARYQLPSAKNMDEKGWMGSDLLFDIDADHLCNLRRVKFCPVCGNLVEGDRCERDNVEALEYVEMTNECISRGLEEARRLVNVLENDFSFKPKVYFSGNRGFHVHVECYDDCALLDSEDRRQIAEYVMGVDLPEYDEGPGWAGREKKVISIDEQVTIDTKRLVRIPNSIHGKSGLIVKELKSLDRFSLDESLSPFSGFVVFLPYINIETEALGRVIKLQRGIPIKLEAGVGVYLHLKSLGEVKGYVR; encoded by the coding sequence ATGGGGATTTCTATATTGCACCAAGGGCAGAGTAATTTAGTCAAGTCACTTTTTAGGCAATACTATTTAAACGCTAAGCTTGAATTGCCTAATGATATAGAATTGAGGGAATTCGCTTTACAGCCCTTCGGAATTGACACTTATATTAGGCATTTATCTTTTAACAACGTTGAAGAATTAAGGGAATATATTACAAACGTTAATGTTCCTCTTCACTTATTTTATTCCTCAGCTAGATATCAATTGCCCAGTGCGAAAAACATGGATGAAAAAGGTTGGATGGGATCAGATTTGCTATTCGATATAGATGCAGATCATCTATGTAATTTAAGAAGAGTTAAGTTCTGTCCAGTTTGTGGTAACCTTGTTGAAGGAGATAGGTGCGAGAGGGATAACGTTGAGGCTTTAGAGTATGTTGAAATGACTAATGAATGTATTAGCAGGGGTCTGGAGGAAGCTAGAAGGTTAGTCAATGTTCTAGAGAACGATTTCAGCTTTAAACCTAAAGTTTATTTTTCTGGTAATAGGGGTTTTCACGTTCATGTTGAATGTTATGATGATTGTGCTTTACTAGACTCTGAAGATAGAAGACAAATAGCTGAATACGTGATGGGAGTAGATTTGCCTGAATATGATGAGGGTCCGGGATGGGCTGGCAGGGAAAAGAAGGTAATCTCAATAGATGAGCAAGTGACGATAGATACTAAGAGGTTAGTAAGAATTCCAAATTCCATTCATGGTAAATCTGGACTTATTGTGAAAGAGTTGAAATCGCTGGATAGATTCAGTTTAGATGAAAGCTTATCTCCTTTCAGCGGGTTTGTTGTTTTTTTGCCTTATATTAATATTGAGACAGAAGCATTGGGTAGGGTTATTAAGTTACAAAGAGGTATTCCTATAAAGCTCGAGGCAGGTGTAGGAGTTTATTTACATTTGAAAAGTTTAGGTGAGGTGAAGGGATATGTTAGATGA
- a CDS encoding DNA polymerase sliding clamp, with translation MYAKVIDASAFSYIIRTVGDFLDEANFIVNKEGMRVSGIDPSRVVFLDIFLPSSYFEDFKLDNESETLGFKLDDLNDILRRVQKDESLIVSSTESKLLLSLEGDFKRVFELPLIKVETSQPPSVNLEFPFKAKLLTITFADIIEELSDLGETITISSKDNKLYFEVTGDIATSKVELSTEGGTLLEASGADSSSVYGMEYVSNTTKMRRASDTMELAFGSQIPLKLHFELPQGGHGDFYIAPRAE, from the coding sequence ATGTATGCTAAAGTAATTGATGCATCAGCCTTTTCCTACATAATCAGAACAGTAGGGGATTTCCTAGACGAAGCTAATTTTATAGTAAATAAGGAGGGTATGAGAGTAAGCGGAATAGACCCGTCGAGGGTTGTCTTTTTAGACATCTTTTTGCCGTCGAGCTACTTTGAAGATTTTAAGTTAGATAATGAAAGTGAAACTTTGGGATTTAAGTTAGACGACTTAAATGACATTTTGAGGAGAGTTCAGAAGGATGAGTCATTAATTGTTTCATCAACTGAGTCAAAGTTACTGTTATCTCTAGAAGGAGATTTTAAAAGGGTTTTCGAATTGCCTCTAATAAAAGTTGAGACATCTCAACCTCCATCAGTTAACTTGGAGTTTCCCTTTAAGGCAAAGTTACTCACTATAACCTTTGCTGATATTATTGAGGAGCTCAGTGACTTAGGAGAAACAATTACGATTAGTTCTAAAGATAATAAATTATATTTTGAAGTCACTGGAGATATAGCAACATCTAAAGTTGAGTTATCAACAGAAGGTGGCACACTACTAGAAGCTTCTGGAGCTGATTCCTCTAGTGTATATGGAATGGAATATGTGAGCAATACCACTAAGATGAGAAGAGCATCAGATACCATGGAATTGGCCTTTGGTTCACAAATACCATTGAAGTTACACTTTGAATTACCTCAAGGCGGTCATGGGGATTTCTATATTGCACCAAGGGCAGAGTAA
- a CDS encoding ATP/GTP-binding protein, with product MYFIFILGTAGSGKTILTKTLQEYLLDNEMDTAVINLDPAVESLPYRPDFDVRDYVDAFEVMERYNLGPNSALIASVDLILTRASEIKSEIDQIEANYVIVDTPGQIELFAYRDTGRIVSQLITGNNKSLGLFLFDSYLAKEARSFISLLLLSSSIKFRLNIPIINVLSKADLLKDDELNKILSWSENAENLIDELGKIDEYSIELVNLLLENLSSPIIPVSSEEGKGYDELYASIQRVVAGGEDYLTEEPNPRL from the coding sequence ATGTATTTCATATTTATACTTGGAACAGCAGGATCTGGAAAGACTATCTTAACTAAAACTCTTCAAGAGTATTTGCTTGATAATGAAATGGATACAGCAGTTATAAATTTAGACCCCGCTGTGGAATCCTTGCCTTATAGACCAGACTTCGATGTGAGAGATTACGTTGACGCGTTTGAGGTCATGGAGAGATATAATTTAGGACCTAATTCAGCCTTAATAGCATCAGTCGATTTAATATTGACTAGGGCATCTGAAATAAAATCTGAAATAGACCAAATTGAGGCAAATTACGTTATTGTTGATACACCTGGTCAAATTGAATTGTTCGCTTATAGGGATACCGGGAGAATAGTTTCGCAACTTATAACGGGAAACAATAAGTCTCTAGGTCTATTTTTATTCGACTCTTATCTTGCTAAAGAGGCTAGAAGCTTTATATCCTTATTACTTCTATCCAGTTCTATAAAATTTAGGCTTAATATACCAATAATAAACGTGTTAAGTAAAGCGGATCTATTAAAGGATGATGAGTTGAATAAAATCTTGAGCTGGAGTGAGAATGCAGAAAATTTAATAGACGAGTTAGGAAAAATTGATGAATACTCAATAGAGTTGGTAAACTTACTTTTAGAGAACTTATCATCGCCTATTATACCAGTTTCTTCAGAAGAAGGTAAAGGATATGATGAATTATATGCCAGTATTCAGAGAGTAGTTGCTGGAGGAGAAGATTACTTGACAGAAGAACCAAATCCTAGATTATAG
- the prs gene encoding ribose-phosphate pyrophosphokinase, with the protein MILIGGTATNGIDDSLSKILSVPSVKVENKIFPDGESYIRIPISVKNEEVVLVQTTDYPQDKHLIELFLMSETIKDLGAKKLTVIVPYLAYSRQDRRFKDGEAVSVKTILHLLSEVGIDSLVVVEPHKPEEISHFRGEIKIVHPYIQLSRKIRELTTNPFILAPDRGALERARQIAEDLGASYSYIEKERDRNTGEVRIKDIPNMTLKDKDVVIVDDIISTGGTVAQASKLAYSLGAKSVIAAAVHLLLSNNAKERLVQAGVKNIIGTNTVKTEDKDIIVVDISYSIASVL; encoded by the coding sequence ATGATATTAATAGGTGGGACAGCAACAAACGGGATAGATGATAGTTTATCAAAAATATTATCTGTACCATCAGTAAAAGTGGAAAATAAAATATTTCCAGACGGAGAATCTTATATTAGGATTCCAATTTCTGTCAAAAATGAGGAAGTAGTTCTTGTCCAGACCACAGATTACCCTCAAGACAAACATCTAATTGAGCTTTTCTTAATGTCAGAAACAATAAAGGATTTAGGAGCAAAAAAGCTAACTGTAATAGTACCATATTTGGCTTACTCAAGACAAGACAGAAGATTTAAAGACGGTGAAGCAGTTAGCGTTAAAACAATTTTACATTTGTTAAGTGAAGTAGGAATCGACTCTCTAGTTGTAGTTGAGCCTCATAAGCCTGAGGAAATTTCACACTTTAGAGGAGAAATAAAAATTGTTCATCCTTATATACAACTATCAAGAAAGATAAGAGAACTAACTACTAATCCTTTTATCTTAGCTCCAGATAGGGGAGCCCTTGAAAGAGCTAGACAAATAGCTGAGGATTTAGGAGCTAGTTACTCTTATATAGAAAAAGAAAGAGATAGAAATACTGGAGAAGTTAGAATCAAGGATATTCCAAATATGACCTTGAAGGATAAAGACGTTGTGATAGTCGATGACATAATAAGTACTGGTGGGACCGTAGCTCAAGCTTCTAAATTAGCTTATTCCTTAGGAGCTAAGAGTGTCATAGCTGCAGCAGTACACCTATTGTTAAGTAATAACGCTAAGGAAAGGTTAGTCCAAGCAGGTGTAAAAAATATTATAGGAACTAATACTGTGAAAACAGAAGATAAAGATATTATAGTTGTAGATATATCATACTCCATAGCATCAGTTCTATGA